The Plantibacter sp. Leaf314 genome includes a window with the following:
- a CDS encoding PLP-dependent aminotransferase family protein yields MNNDSTERIVVAMTAWIAAAPPGARVPSNRALTGEFGASPVTVQNAMRQLAGRGLVESRPGVGTFVRAARTNRAVDYGWQTAALGALPWRPGALSAAQRSVAPDTIALHSGYPARELLPERLVRAALARAARTDVAMTRSPAAGAPGLQAWFAAELAAVTPPGVTPATARDVIVIAGSQSGLSSIFRALVGPGQPMLIESPSYWGAILAAEQAGVTLVPVPTGPTGPDPDAVERAFQDTGARAFYAQPTFANPSGGQWPEETGLAVLESVRRHGAFLIEDDWAHDLAIDTEPRPLAALDGDGHVIYLRSLTKSVSPSLRVAAVIARGPARDRILADRSAESMYISGLLQAATLDVVTQPGWRTHLRGLRPRLRARRDRLVASLAEHAPTVHLGFVPAGGLNLWGRLPDGTDAAQVVRSCESRGLIIADGAEWFPAEPAGSFIRLNYSGEDADRFEEAARILGEVLADERA; encoded by the coding sequence CACCGTGCAGAACGCGATGCGGCAACTCGCCGGGCGAGGGCTCGTCGAGAGCCGGCCGGGGGTCGGCACCTTCGTCCGGGCGGCGCGGACCAACCGAGCCGTCGACTACGGCTGGCAGACGGCCGCGCTCGGTGCGCTGCCCTGGCGGCCCGGTGCGCTGTCCGCGGCTCAGCGGTCGGTCGCGCCCGACACGATCGCGCTGCACTCGGGCTACCCGGCCCGTGAACTCCTCCCGGAACGCCTCGTCCGCGCGGCGCTGGCCCGCGCAGCCCGCACCGACGTCGCCATGACCCGCTCGCCGGCAGCCGGAGCGCCCGGACTCCAAGCCTGGTTCGCCGCCGAACTCGCAGCCGTCACGCCGCCCGGGGTCACCCCGGCGACGGCTCGAGACGTCATCGTGATCGCCGGCAGTCAGAGCGGCCTCAGCTCGATCTTCCGGGCGCTCGTGGGGCCAGGGCAGCCGATGCTCATCGAGTCGCCGAGCTACTGGGGTGCGATCCTCGCGGCCGAGCAGGCCGGCGTCACGCTCGTGCCCGTGCCGACCGGACCGACCGGGCCGGATCCGGACGCCGTGGAGCGCGCCTTCCAGGACACGGGAGCCCGCGCCTTCTATGCGCAGCCGACCTTCGCCAATCCGAGCGGCGGGCAGTGGCCGGAGGAGACCGGACTCGCGGTCCTCGAGTCCGTGCGGCGCCACGGCGCGTTCCTCATCGAGGACGACTGGGCGCACGACCTCGCCATCGACACCGAGCCACGTCCCCTCGCCGCGCTCGACGGCGACGGACACGTGATCTACCTGCGGTCGTTGACGAAGAGCGTGTCCCCGTCGCTGCGGGTCGCCGCGGTCATCGCGAGGGGGCCGGCGCGCGACCGGATCCTGGCGGACCGGTCCGCCGAGTCCATGTACATCAGTGGCCTGCTCCAGGCGGCGACGCTCGACGTCGTGACCCAACCCGGTTGGCGGACGCACCTCCGTGGCCTGCGTCCCCGCCTGCGTGCCCGACGCGACCGACTCGTCGCGAGCCTCGCCGAACATGCGCCGACGGTCCACCTCGGGTTCGTCCCCGCCGGCGGCCTGAACCTGTGGGGGCGACTGCCGGACGGCACGGATGCGGCGCAGGTGGTGCGCTCCTGCGAGAGCCGCGGGCTCATCATCGCCGACGGCGCCGAGTGGTTCCCCGCTGAACCCGCCGGGTCCTTCATCCGGTTGAACTACTCCGGCGAGGATGCGGACCGCTTCGAGGAAGCGGCCCGCATCCTGGGCGAGGTGCTGGCGGACGAGCGCGCCTGA